One window of Pseudobacteroides sp. genomic DNA carries:
- a CDS encoding CBS and ACT domain-containing protein, which produces MYVKNRMTSNPYTISPDATIAEALELMRHNGVKKLPVVKSGELVGIVTEREMLEVSPSKATTLSVFEINYLLGKTKVSQVMTKDVVTITSDALLEEAALLMRDNNISALPVLEGKKLCGIITENDIFNAFMELMGFSDIGSRIAVEAQDSPGILADIAQVIKEYGVNITHIAVYRGEAGSSDVVIRVNTQNTDEMIKTLENHGYKVISVLKNNPD; this is translated from the coding sequence ATGTATGTAAAGAACAGGATGACTTCCAACCCATATACCATATCCCCTGATGCCACCATAGCTGAAGCCCTGGAACTAATGCGGCATAACGGTGTAAAAAAGCTGCCGGTTGTAAAGAGCGGAGAATTGGTTGGCATTGTTACTGAGCGTGAAATGCTGGAGGTTTCGCCATCCAAGGCTACTACACTGAGTGTTTTCGAGATTAATTATCTTTTGGGAAAAACCAAAGTATCTCAGGTTATGACAAAAGATGTAGTTACAATTACTTCCGACGCACTTTTAGAAGAAGCTGCTCTTCTAATGAGGGATAACAACATAAGTGCCCTTCCTGTTTTAGAGGGAAAAAAGCTTTGCGGCATAATAACTGAAAACGATATATTTAATGCATTTATGGAGTTAATGGGCTTTAGTGACATAGGTAGCAGAATTGCTGTTGAAGCCCAGGATTCTCCAGGTATCCTCGCTGATATCGCCCAGGTTATAAAGGAATATGGAGTTAATATAACCCATATTGCAGTTTATAGGGGTGAGGCGGGCTCCAGTGATGTAGTAATAAGGGTAAACACTCAAAACACCGACGAGATGATTAAAACTCTTGAAAATCACGGATATAAGGTTATCTCCGTTTTAAAAAACAATCCCGATTAA